Proteins from a genomic interval of Triplophysa dalaica isolate WHDGS20190420 chromosome 13, ASM1584641v1, whole genome shotgun sequence:
- the entpd5b gene encoding ectonucleoside triphosphate diphosphohydrolase 5 has protein sequence MLWVQMMLLWTLLLSCWCQVDGHNGMDFSVLPLFSRPANSSHVFYSVMFDAGSTGTRVHIYTFTHKHPDEMPVLDKEAFDSVKPGLSAYADTPEIAGETLRELLRVAVRAVPPDRWKRTPVILRATAGFRLLPASKAQALLQQVRDVFDESPFYAPADSVGIMDGTNEGVLAWVTVNFLTGQLRPNTQTTDGILDLGGGSTQITFLLKSTNAVERADPDYITRLQMFNSTYQLYTHSYLGNGMKAARLSALGSEGLERKVFRSSCLPQKSTEEFSFGGFTYHVRGTTEGESRFQMCYQEMLKVVKGIIKQPHELKNSSTFYAFSYYFEHAVEAGLIDEVKGGVVKIRDFKRRAEELCSGASELHHVNAFLCMDLTYITCLLIDGFGFKDSTVLKLTKKMNDVETSWALGAAMNHVYKFKIH, from the exons ATGTTGTGGGTTCAGATGATGCTCCTCTGGACTCTTCTGCTGAGCTGTTGGTGTCAGGTGGACGGACACAATGGGATGGATTTCTCAGTCCTGCCGCTCTTCAGTCGTCCTGCAAACTCCAGTCACGTGTTCTACAGCGTCATGTTTGACGCCGGCAGCACAGGCACACGTGTGCACATCTacactttcacacacaaacatccag ATGAAATGCCGGTGTTGGATAAGGAAGCGTTTGATTCTGTGAAGCCTGGTTTATCAGCGTATGCAGACACACCTGAGATT GCTGGAGAGACGTTACGAGAGTTACTGAGAGTCGCTGTGAGAGCCGTTCCTCCGGACCGATGGAAGAGAACTCCTGTGATCCTGAGGGCCACCGCTGGATTCCGACTTCTGCCAGCGTCCAAAGCTCAAGCGCTCTTACAGCAG GTGCGAGATGTGTTTGATGAATCTCCTTTTTACGCGCCGGCTGACAGCGTTGGCATCATGGACGGAACAAACGAAG GTGTTCTGGCGTGGGTCACAGTCAACTTTCTGACAG GTCAGCTTCGGCCCAACACACAGACCACAGATGGAATACTGGACCTGGGTGGAGGTTCAACTCAAATCACTTTCCTTCTGAAGTCAACA AACGCTGTTGAAAGAGCCGATCCAGATTACATCACAAGATTGCAGATGTTTAATTCCACCTATCAGCTCTACACACACAG TTACCTTGGTAACGGAATGAAAGCAGCTCGGCTGTCGGCTCTGGGCTCAGAAG GTCTGGAGAGGAAGGTTTTCAGAAGCTCTTGTTTGCCCCAAAAGTCCACAGAAGAGTTTAGCTTTGGAGGTTTCACTTATCACGTCCGCGGCACCACAGAAG GAGAGAGCAGATTTCAGATGTGTTATCAGGAGATGCTGAAGGTTGTGAAGGGGATCATTAAACAGCCGCATGAGTTGAAAAACAGCTCCACTTTTTATGCCTTCTCTTATTATTTCGAACACGCTGTGGAAGCCGGACTCATCG ATGAAGTGAAAGGTGGAGTTGTGAAGATCCGAGACTTCAAGAGACGAGCTGAAGAGT TGTGCAGCGGAGCGTCTGAACTCCATCATGTCAATGCTTTTCTGTGTATGGATCTCACGTACATCACATGTCTGCTCATAGATGGCTTCGGTTTCAAAGACAGCACCGTTCTGAAG